A section of the Salvelinus sp. IW2-2015 linkage group LG7, ASM291031v2, whole genome shotgun sequence genome encodes:
- the LOC111966609 gene encoding PRA1 family protein 3: MASMELAPLRPWDDFFPGADRFAKPDFGDLAKWNNRVISNLLYYQTNYFAVAIVVFLIVGFLNPLGMFLGGAVVSLVFMGSVWAGENKNFIKNFKKKNPTLFVIAVMGTSYFLLSLCGGVMVFIFGITFPLLLILVHASLRLRNMKNRLENKMEGVGMKKSPMGIILDLLDQQEEKINKIQDFLESKLNKD, from the exons ATGGCGAGTATGGAGCTTGCACCACTTAGACCATGGGATGACTTCTTCCCAGGAGCTGATCGATTTGCAAAACCCGACTTCGGAGATTTAGCTAAATGGAACAACAGGGTGATCAGCAACTTGTTATACTATCAGACCAATTATTTCGCCGTGGCCATAGTGGTTTTCCTGATCGTGGG GTTTCTGAACCCTCTTGGCATGTTTCTGGGCGGTGCGGTGGTCTCTCTGGTCTTCATGGGCTCGGTGTGGGCAGGAGAGAACAAGAatttcatcaagaacttcaagaagaAGAACCCCACTCTGTTTGTCATCGCTGTCATGGGAACGAGCTACTTCCTGCTGTCGCTGTGTGGTGGAGTGATGGTCTTCATTTTCGGCATTACTTTTCCCTTGTTGT TGATCCTGGTTCATGCGTCTCTGAGGCTGCGCAACATGAAGAACAGACTGGAGAATAAGATGGAGGGAGTGGGCATGAAAAAGTCCCCGATGGGCATCATCCTGGATCTGCTAGACCAACAGGAGGAGAAGATCAACAAGATCCAGGACTTCCTGGAGTCAAAGCTAAACAAGGATTGA